TCTCCTGATCCAGACTCACACCAGAACACTCCACTGTGCCATGTGTATGTGTAGCTGATGGTACATGTGGACCCTGTTATTGATCCCCAGTTAGAGACACACCCtgactctactcctctctctgtgtatctcatcAGTCTCCATTCAGTAGAGTTCCCCTTCTCCTCACAGCTCAGTGAGAGAGACTTTGATCTAAAGTGTTGAGTTGTGTTGGGACTTATTCTGAGAGACACTGAGAGGTTCAGATCTGAAACAAAGAGGGACAGAAtcaaacctttatttaaataatatatattatacacATGAGGGGGACTTAAATATGTTTTAATGCAGTTAGTTACCTCCTGACCAGAAAAACTGAGGTTCACTGTAGAGTGTGTCATAGACTGGGTCTCCTCTCCCAGCTCTACACACATATCCTCCTGTGTGACCAGCAGGACTCAGGGTGTAGAAGCTCTCTGTAGTTCCAGTACTACTGTCAGATAGGGTCTGTACAGAGTATGATGAGTCAGATAGAGAGGGTAACCCAGCTCTGTAGAGAACAGTTCTGTACCAGGAGAACCTCCAGCCTGTAGACGTCTTGTCAACTTCACAGCTCAGAGTCACTGAGTCTCCAGGGTTCAGCCACTGATGAGAGATACTCAGGACAGCCTTGGGTTTACCTGTTAAGAAGGAAAGGCAGGTTTCAAACttttaatataaaaaatattCTAGGTAACCATGACTCGTATAAGCTTAAATAGACTTACCAGACACATTCAGTTGTACAGCATCACTGGTCTTGGAGATCTTGTTTCCCTTTACACCCTCACAGGTATATGAACCACTGTTAAACCAGTAGGAAGGACTGATTGTGTACTCAGGCTTTGTGTTAAAGGGGAGCACTAACTGACTATTCTTATACCATCTGTAGTTCCAGTCAgagtctcctcctccctgtatgtCACATCTCATAGTAACAGTCTCTCTAATGAATATCTGGGTCCAGTTGGGTTGGAGGGTCAGAACAGCGACAGGTCTCTCtgcacagacacaacacagacaACTAACTGAATAAACAGCTACACAATTTAAATGTGTGCATTTATCAATAGGTCTTCTCATGAATATAGCTTCAAGTTAGCTACAGTTGTTGGGATACAGTAAGTAGACAACATATTATTCCCCACTTTCTATCAATGTAAAATAGCATCTTATTTATCCAAAGAATTGTTTAGACTCACCAGTAATGTTTATCTGGACTGGGTCACTGTACAGGGTGTAGTAGACTGGGTCTCCTCTCCCAGCTCTGCACCAGTACTGTCCTCCATCAGAGACACTGACCCAGCTGAGTGTGTTGGAGTATCCAGAGGTTGTGGTTACTGGTGTAGAGTCTGGTCTGTATCTGTACCAGTAAAACCTCCATCCAGAAGACTCTACAGTACAGCTCAGTGTCACACTGTCTCCTGTGAATACGTCCTCCTTGTCTGAAGTCAGTGTAGTCGACGGCTGATTATCTGTTGGTATTGCAATAGGTTTGAGTGGTAAAATCAAGTGTCCTGATACACTACGACAACAACCTCAACAAGTTAGTGATGGAGCATCAATAGTGAACTCACCAGTAACAATGATGGGGAGGAAAACACTGAGTTGAGACCACTGAGGCCGACCTGTCCTCCCCCCAACACATCTGTACTGACCAGCCTGGTTAGACAGAGTGGTGATGGTTTGTCCAGGCGTACTGGATTTGAGGTTGTTGCCTATAAACCAGCTGTACGTCCAGTCTGTGTACATTGATATGTCACACTGCATGCTGACTGTCTCTCCAGAGTAGAGGAGACCCTGAGGAGAGATACTCACTGAGGCCGTGGGCAGAGCTGTAGAAACAGTTAAATATTAAGACATATGTAGTCAGAGAACCAATCTTTCCAGGTGATGATCTTacttcagtaggtaatacagtaacTAAATATTAACACACTGACCATGTCTATTTGATTGACTCAATAGAAATAGTGTTTGACACACAAGAGAGACACGACAAAGTAACTCACCATTCACAGTGAGGGTAATAACAGTACTTGGTTGTGAAGATGTGGGTCTGGATCTTCTCTGTCCCTGACACAAGTAGAGACCCTGGTCAGACTCAGCAGCTCTACTGATGGTGAGGGTGTCTCGTGTTATAGTGTGTGTGACAGACTGGGATACTACATTATCAGTCCTGTCTTTGTACCACTGATAGTTCCAGatactgtcagaccctactgaacACGTCAGAGTAACTGTCTCTCCAGTGAACACAGGGTTTGGCTCTACAGTCAGTGTAGTTTCAGGCAGAGCTGAGGAAATGCAGAGCAGAATATTAAAACATCTGCATATATGCTTGGTGTTTAAAATAATTGAGCTGTTGCTGTAAAGTTTTGATAAAATTACATTTTCCGTAGGGTGTATGTTGACTCGATTTAGTTAGAATTTACAGTATGCATGTCTGTATTCTATAAGATTAACCCACATTGGCTCAGAATTGAGAATGTCCAGATTGAAAATAGCTCACCAGTGACGATGATGGGGAGAGATGAGCTGAGATTTGACCACTGGGGCCGCGTTGTCCTTGTCCCCCGACACTGGTACTGACCAGTCTGgtcagggagagagatggtgatggTTTCACTGGTCTGACTGGAAAACTGTTGGTTGTTTCTGTACCAGTTGTACATCCAGTCTGTGTAGCCTGGTATGACACACTGCAGAGTGACTGTCTCTCCAGAGTAGAGGGGACCCTGAGCATAGATACTCACTGAGGCTGTGGGTAGAGCTGTTGAAAGACAATGCAGTCAGTTGTTGATTCATACATAATATGAGAACAAATATTGTGAAATCTTGCAATCATGGTATTGTTTCAAAAGTTTATTATTGGGAAtaaatgcatttggagtttgtACATAGAGCCACTTTTTACTCTTTGTCAATGACTGAGTCTCAAGCTCACCAATAAACTGGATAGAGATGGCTCTGCTGAGTTGAAACTTCTGGGGCCGATCTGTCCTGGTCCCCATGCACTGGTACTGACCATCCTGGTCGGGGAGAGAGATGGTAATGGTTTTACCATGTGTACTGGAAAATGGTTGGTTGTTTATGTACCAGTAGTACGTCCAATCTGTGTAGTCTGGTATGTCACACTGCAGAGTGACTGTCTCTCCAGAGTAGAGGAGACCCTGAGGAGAGGTACTCACTGTGGCACTGGGTAGAGCTGTGGAAACACAATCAAAAAATatccaatatacactgagtgtacaaaacatgaggaactttccatgacatagactgaccaggtaaatcagGTAAATCCATccatgtcacctgttaaatccacttcaatcagtgtagatgaaggagagaagACAAGTTAAAGATGGATTCTTAagccttcagacaattgagacatggattgtttatgtgtgccattcagagggtgaatggacaagacagaAGATtgcagtgcctttgaatggggtatgatagtaggtgcaaGGTGCACTAGTTTGCGACAAGAACTTCAACGctcctgggtttttcacactcaacagattcacgtgtgtatcaagaatggtccaccactctaaggacatccagccaacttgacacacctgtgggaagcattggaatcaacatgggacagcatccctgtggaacgcttttgacacgtTATAAAGTCCTGACGAATTGAGACTCTTTCGAGGGAAAAAAGTGGacggttgcaactcaatattaggaaggtgttcttaatgttttttacTCTCATTGTAAATGATTATAGTTACCCATTGAgatgtttacatgattagttaGACTTACCAGACACAGTCAGTTGTACAGCATCACTGGTTTCAGAGCGCTTGTTTCCCTTTACACCCTGACAGGTATATGAACCACTGTTAGACGTGTAGACAGGACTGATTCTGTACTCTGGCTTTTTATTCGAGTAGACTGACTTCCTGTTGTTATGCCACTCATACTGCCAGTCAGAGTCTCCTCCCCCTTGTATGTCACATCTCATAGTGATAGTATCTCCTCTAAATATTTGGGTCCAGTTGGGTTGGAGGGTCAGAACAGCTACAGGTCTCTCTGCACAGACAACTAACTGAATAAATAgcaaggaaggtgttcttaatgttttgttcactcagtgtatattgtgcAACTAAATACTTGCAGCTCTTACCACATTCTTTACATTCTCTCTCAGACACAAACATTCATggataaaaatgtaaataaaaagagCTTCAGTATAACAATACATCCACTACTTGAATATTGAAATACTATAGGCCAACATATTTAGTGGGGCTCCAGTCCACAAAGTAatacttaaaaaaaatgttttatttaactaggcaagtttgtttagaacaaatacttatttacaatgacagcctaggaacagtgggttaactgccttgttcaggggcagattgacagatttttaccttgtcagctcgggatttcgatcaagcaacctttcggttcctggcccaacgctctaaccacaaggctacctgccgcctaatACGTAGGCTAGTATTACAGTAAATGGTTGAAATGCCTGAATAGCATCTCACCATCAACTCATGTGCAGAGTCATTCACTGATATTAAAGGAcaagttttattttttacaaccAAATGTCTTTTATGTAAATGCCTTGTTATAGAACGGTTCAGACACCTTTTTTTGTGATTTCACATGCTTTTGAGAGACTTACCCCAAACATCCTCTTTGTGGGGGCCACAAATCACCTAAATACATCCTTTTAGAAATGGTAAAGCTCTCCGTTTAATGATGCAGGTATTTAGATGTTGTATGCATGAAATTGTGTCATACTGACAATGTTATACACCATTTTTCACGACTCGAGACATTTTCCCTATCCAACTATTCCATTCTCCATGTAGCCTACTGCTACAGgtaactatcaaaataaaggaaacaccaacataaagtgtcttaatagggcattggggCACCATGAGGGCAGAGATTCTAAAAGTCTCTGCAACTTCCTGTGTGGAACCACCccatgctttcaatatacttgctactgttattattcactgtctttttactgttgttttttatttctttacttatctattgttcacctaataacaattttttacttaaaaattgcactgttggtattttgtaagtaagcatttcaatacctgttgtattcggcccacgtgacaaatacactttgatttgatttgaatttgtatCCTTATTTAttgaagtgtttcctttattttgtcagttacctgtagactggacccttctataacatgccatttacaaACCAAATCGAGATttgtttgtaaaaaataaaacttcTCCTAATGAAAGATCTGATTAGCTCTTTCATTCATATCGTTATGACAGCAAAGTCAGCTCTTGAGATCTTTCATTCCTATCAGTACCTTCATGCTCCATGAGTTTATGGTGAGATGCTGTCAGACTGGTGAGCTGCTTTTCAGAATGGTGAGATGCTTTTCAGAATGGTGAGATTCTGTCAGAATGGTCAGATGCTTTTCAGAATGGTGGGATGCTGTCAGAATGGTCAGATGCTTTTCAGAAGGGTGCGATGCTGTCAGACTGGTCAGATGCTTTTCAGAATGGTGAGATGATGTCAGACTAATcagatgtgaaatcatgtgaaaccatgtggttttggaacacttcacatgtgatgatATTTCATATGAAGGTTCACATGTTTTTTCATACATTTTCACATGACAAAATAGCCACATGTTTTCAACTTAAAGGAAAGGTTCACTCATTTTGAATGTTAAATTGTTTTTCTGCATCTCTAAatgatgttctatcgattccctgggtcatttcatgttttcatgttttcatgtgtatctggtATGACTTATCATCCTGGCTTCAATACAGGCTTCAATACAGGTTTTAGTctaccttcataaacacaaccatcATAACACAATTACCTATCAGTCAAGTAAAACATGTGCATAAACTATGTTCATACCTCTTTACAGATCATACTTTCACAACTGAATCACCTTTTCTCATAACATTAATGAACATGACGAAGGAAAAGCAGAGACAAAGATGATGAAACATAAAGAGATGGCGGTTTGATCAAATAAATGAATATCTACCATCATCTTCACCACAGTGTCCACAGTAGATGAGGATACTCAGCACTTCAACAAAGACACAGAAAGTCATTACAGTACAGAAGTAATACAgaagtgtgtactactatagtaatagAGTAGTAATATTAACATTAGTGCATTGTGCtcatagacaaacacacaaacactaatACAACGTCAGTACTTACAGAGCAGCACACAGAGCAATGTGTTCTCCATTCTGTCCCACTGACAAGTGACTTTCTCTGAACTACAGTTCTTCTGACAAACCCCTCTACTTCCTATATGATGACAATCTGTTTAgatcacacctcttcaccatcaCACAGAAAATAGAGTGAGAAAATTATTGAGAAACGTACAAAGGTTGTGAGAAAAAAGAGTAGCGGTTGATGGCGTGTTAATTTTCTGACCAACTTCTTCTTATGATTGTCTACATGACCTCACACTGGTTCCTTCCTCTTTATTGGAGGAAAGAAGGATGGAACGAGAATAGAGATCTGACATGAGATCAGTTTGGTATCAGAATGTGCAGATGTTAGTTCATTTTTACACCCACCATGCACAGATACATGCCTCCCCTCAAACCTTTGCTATGGTGACTACTGGTATCCCAGCTAGCCTCAGCTTCAGCTATCCCctccatacacacatacactatttCTATAGGAGGAACATGTGTCAACCACAGTCAGCTATCTGACTCTTCTCATGGGTTTGGTGGTTGACTTGTTCATTAGTCAGATGATTCTGAGGGACACTTTTAGTTAGATACTGTCTACATAGATATGTCTTTGTTATTGTGTTGTTTATGGCTGTGTTTCAATTTGTTTGTTTATGtgatgtgtgtcagtgtgtcatttattgtgaatgtgtgtgtgtgtgtgtgtgagtgtgtgtgttttg
The DNA window shown above is from Salvelinus alpinus chromosome 31, SLU_Salpinus.1, whole genome shotgun sequence and carries:
- the LOC139561660 gene encoding Fc receptor-like protein 3, producing the protein MENTLLCVLLLLSILIYCGHCGEDDERPVAVLTLQPNWTQIFRGDTITMRCDIQGGGDSDWQYEWHNNRKSVYSNKKPEYRISPVYTSNSGSYTCQGVKGNKRSETSDAVQLTVSALPSATVSTSPQGLLYSGETVTLQCDIPDYTDWTYYWYINNQPFSSTHGKTITISLPDQDGQYQCMGTRTDRPQKFQLSRAISIQFIALPTASVSIYAQGPLYSGETVTLQCVIPGYTDWMYNWYRNNQQFSSQTSETITISLPDQTGQYQCRGTRTTRPQWSNLSSSLPIIVTALPETTLTVEPNPVFTGETVTLTCSVGSDSIWNYQWYKDRTDNVVSQSVTHTITRDTLTISRAAESDQGLYLCQGQRRSRPTSSQPSTVITLTVNALPTASVSISPQGLLYSGETVSMQCDISMYTDWTYSWFIGNNLKSSTPGQTITTLSNQAGQYRCVGGRTGRPQWSQLSVFLPIIVTDNQPSTTLTSDKEDVFTGDSVTLSCTVESSGWRFYWYRYRPDSTPVTTTSGYSNTLSWVSVSDGGQYWCRAGRGDPVYYTLYSDPVQINITERPVAVLTLQPNWTQIFIRETVTMRCDIQGGGDSDWNYRWYKNSQLVLPFNTKPEYTISPSYWFNSGSYTCEGVKGNKISKTSDAVQLNVSGKPKAVLSISHQWLNPGDSVTLSCEVDKTSTGWRFSWYRTVLYRAGLPSLSDSSYSVQTLSDSSTGTTESFYTLSPAGHTGGYVCRAGRGDPVYDTLYSEPQFFWSGDLNLSVSLRISPNTTQHFRSKSLSLSCEEKGNSTEWRLMRYTERGVESGCVSNWGSITGSTCTISYTYTWHSGVFWCESGSGEYSNAVNITVPDGDVILESPVHPVTEGDSVTLRCKYWTTSSNIKADFYKDGVLIKNETTGEMTIPAVSKSDEGFYKCKYPDKGESPESWMTVRVPPGSVVSISLPRLLCGLLVVSPFLLVSIVLMVKCCRARGLCSTVKSPPDQIRSDDVIEQTESSV